From a single Xanthocytophaga agilis genomic region:
- a CDS encoding lysozyme, with protein MASPPSFLSSTHTFSSITMKFQYLIIHCTATPAGRWISPDDVKRWHTKPKPYGNGWKQVGYSDLILLDGSRHQFVKHNNDQIIDTFEITNGVAGINSISRHLCYVGGLDSSHKAPLDSRTPQQISTMLDIIGEVLGYAPNVKIAGHNQFDNKGCPSFFVPSWLKQLGIPEHNIEWRDPFGYERYFKQAWKR; from the coding sequence ATGGCATCACCCCCATCCTTCCTTTCTTCAACCCATACATTTAGCTCTATCACTATGAAATTCCAATACCTGATTATACACTGCACCGCCACTCCCGCCGGACGCTGGATCTCCCCTGACGATGTGAAACGCTGGCACACCAAACCCAAACCCTATGGTAACGGATGGAAACAAGTCGGCTACTCGGATCTGATCTTACTAGATGGCTCCCGTCACCAGTTTGTCAAACACAACAACGACCAGATAATTGACACCTTCGAGATTACAAACGGGGTAGCAGGCATTAACTCCATTTCCAGACACCTGTGTTACGTAGGTGGCCTGGACTCTTCCCACAAAGCGCCATTAGACAGCCGTACCCCTCAGCAGATCTCAACCATGTTAGACATTATCGGTGAAGTATTAGGGTATGCACCCAATGTCAAGATTGCCGGACATAACCAGTTTGACAACAAAGGTTGTCCGAGCTTCTTTGTCCCATCCTGGCTCAAGCAGCTAGGCATTCCCGAGCATAACATCGAGTGGCGCGATCCGTTTGGCTATGAACGCTATTTTAAGCAGGCGTGGAAACGATGA